The following coding sequences are from one Panicum hallii strain FIL2 chromosome 5, PHallii_v3.1, whole genome shotgun sequence window:
- the LOC112895747 gene encoding protein P21-like isoform X1, translated as MTAPSSSWTLHLLPLFLLLPVGNAITFSISNRCSGTIWPAAVPGGGVKLNPGESWTLNVPAGTGPGRVWPRTGCSFDSTGKGSCQTGDCGGVLACTSSGQPPVTLAEFTIGGGTDFFDISLVDGFNVPMDFMPMPANGQGGQVCSRGPRCAANITSQCPEKLTVPGGCNSACRVFKQDKYCCTGNVSSTCEPTTYSVFFVRGCPDAYGYSRDDSSSTIFSCPSGTNYQPRSHSCPTQPEVQSPSRCVIQVQFVMLGYPMALTQPPSRHVIQVLPSI; from the exons ATGACAGCGCCGAGTTCTTCCTGGACTCTCCACCTCCTGCCTCTCTTCCTGCTCCTACCAGTCGGCAATGCCATCACATTTAGCATCAGCAACAGATGCTCCGGCACCATATGGCCAGCCGCTGTGCCGGGCGGTGGCGTGAAACTCAACCCTGGAGAGTCCTGGACCCTCAACGTGCCGGCCGGTACCGGCCCCGGGCGTGTGTGGCCGCGCACGGGCTGCTCATTTGACAGCACCGGTAAGGGGTCATGCCAGACAGGAGACTGCGGCGGCGTGCTGGCCTGCACAAGCAGCGGTCAGCCACCCGTCACACTTGCTGAGTTCACCATCGGAGGAGGAACGGATTTCTTTGACATCTCCCTCGTCGATGGCTTCAACGTGCCCATGGACTTCATGCCGATGCCGGCAAACGGACAGGGAGGGCAAGTATGCAGCAGGGGGCCTCGCTGTGCAGCCAACATCACATCGCAGTGCCCAGAGAAGCTGACGGTGCCTGGGGGCTGCAACAGCGCGTGTAGAGTGTTCAAGCAAGACAAGTACTGCTGCACCGGGAATGTCAGCAGCACCTGCGAGCCCACCACCTACTCAGTGTTCTTCGTGCGGGGGTGCCCCGACGCCTACGGTTACTCCAGGGATGATAGCTCGAGCACTATCTTCAGTTGCCCGTCGGGCACCAACTATCAG CCACGTTCTCACTCTTGTCCAACTCAACCTGAGGTTCAATCTCCATCTCGGTGTGTGATTCAGGTTCAATTTGTGATGCTTGGGTACCCAATGGCACTGACTCAACCTCCATCTCGACATGTGATTCAGGTTCTGCCATCTATTTGA
- the LOC112895747 gene encoding protein P21-like isoform X2 translates to MTAPSSSWTLHLLPLFLLLPVGNAITFSISNRCSGTIWPAAVPGGGVKLNPGESWTLNVPAGTGPGRVWPRTGCSFDSTGKGSCQTGDCGGVLACTSSGQPPVTLAEFTIGGGTDFFDISLVDGFNVPMDFMPMPANGQGGQVCSRGPRCAANITSQCPEKLTVPGGCNSACRVFKQDKYCCTGNVSSTCEPTTYSVFFVRGCPDAYGYSRDDSSSTIFSCPSGTNYQVMTISANLMYILVLQA, encoded by the exons ATGACAGCGCCGAGTTCTTCCTGGACTCTCCACCTCCTGCCTCTCTTCCTGCTCCTACCAGTCGGCAATGCCATCACATTTAGCATCAGCAACAGATGCTCCGGCACCATATGGCCAGCCGCTGTGCCGGGCGGTGGCGTGAAACTCAACCCTGGAGAGTCCTGGACCCTCAACGTGCCGGCCGGTACCGGCCCCGGGCGTGTGTGGCCGCGCACGGGCTGCTCATTTGACAGCACCGGTAAGGGGTCATGCCAGACAGGAGACTGCGGCGGCGTGCTGGCCTGCACAAGCAGCGGTCAGCCACCCGTCACACTTGCTGAGTTCACCATCGGAGGAGGAACGGATTTCTTTGACATCTCCCTCGTCGATGGCTTCAACGTGCCCATGGACTTCATGCCGATGCCGGCAAACGGACAGGGAGGGCAAGTATGCAGCAGGGGGCCTCGCTGTGCAGCCAACATCACATCGCAGTGCCCAGAGAAGCTGACGGTGCCTGGGGGCTGCAACAGCGCGTGTAGAGTGTTCAAGCAAGACAAGTACTGCTGCACCGGGAATGTCAGCAGCACCTGCGAGCCCACCACCTACTCAGTGTTCTTCGTGCGGGGGTGCCCCGACGCCTACGGTTACTCCAGGGATGATAGCTCGAGCACTATCTTCAGTTGCCCGTCGGGCACCAACTATCAG GTAATGACCATCTCAGCCAATCTTATGTACATACTAGTGCTTCAAGCATGA
- the LOC112893037 gene encoding rust resistance kinase Lr10-like isoform X1, producing MDLHKFLLSALLLSLLNYASSAAKSWEEEDFLKTCPSHRCNKHHGPEIRFPFRLSTHPRSCGAPGMQLSCSGHHTILDHPILGSCKVTAIYYKHLVMNVIPLVYSSSSCPLQKLISTNQSTDVYRPIQRGSDDSVLVGCSIDSIATNQEGIVGPSSCLSLSNNASQFWYLVLSQTDMSTLPLGCEVVAKSIPIPYTYDKNGPQKFQTFFGKPLFKDRAKGAIDLGETPLNWSLSSITSICQRCEQEGRHCGFSSDHGQAFCQHHGSNVKLIAVTTWVATFIVLVTTALYIVVVTTALYLLLKKRYNEAIHLKVEMFLKTYGTSKPTRYTFSEVKKIARRFKEKVGQGGFGSVYKGQLPNGVPVAVKMLENSTGEGEDFINEVATIGQIHHANIVRLLGFCSEGTRRALIYEFMPNESLERYIFLQDSSIFQELLVPHKMLQIAKGIARGMEYLHQGCNQRILHFDIKPHNILLDYSFNPKISDFGLAKMCARDQSIVTLTAARGTMGYIAPEIYSRNFGGISYKSDVYSFGMLVLEMLSGRRNSDPGIENQNEVYLPQWIYERVIAGQDLVLNREITKEEKEKVKQMAIVALWCIQWNPKNRPSMTKVVNMLTGRLQNLHIPPKPYIWSESHHMP from the exons ATGGATTTGCATAAATTTCTTCTCTCAGCGCTGCTGCTTTCACTTCTGAACTATGCATCCTCTGCTGCCAAATCATGGGAGGAAGAAGACTTCCTCAAAACTTGTCCATCACATAGATGCAACAAACATCATGGGCCAGAGATCAGGTTCCCGTTTCGGCTTTCAACCCACCCTCGATCATGTGGCGCACCTGGGATGCAGTTGTCATGCTCTGGCCATCACACAATCCTAGATCACCCAATTCTTGGTTCCTGCAAAGTGACTGCAATATATTACAAGCATCTTGTCATGAACGTCATCCCACTCGTGTACTCATCATCAAGCTGCCCGCTTCAGAAGCTCATCTCAACAAATCAATCTACTGATGTGTATAGACCTATTCAGCGGGGTTCTGATGATTCAGTACTAGTAGGTTGCTCAATTGATTCTATAGCAACAAATCAAGAAGGTATAGTTGGCCCAAGCTCTTGCCTAAGCCTCAGTAACAACGCAAGCCAGTTCTGGTATCTGGTGCTATCTCAAACAGATATGTCTACTCTTCCCTTAGGGTGTGAGGTGGTCGCAAAATCCATCCCAATACCCTACACTTATGATAAAAATGGTCCACAAAAGTTTCAGACATTCTTTGGCAAGCCACTCTTCAAAGATAGGGCAAAAGGAGCAATCGACTTAGGCGAAACACCATTGAATTGGAGCCTCAGCAGCATTACCAGCATTTGTCAAAGGTGTGAACAGGAAGGGCGACATTGTGGATTCAGTTCAGACCATGGACAAGCATTCTGCCAGCATCACG GTTCGAATGTCAAACTCATTGCAG TTACAACATGGGTAGCCACCTTCATTGTTCTGGTGACCACTGCACTCTATATTGTTGTCGTGACCACTGCACTCTATCTTTTACTGAAGAAAAGATATAATGAAGCAATACATTTGAAAGTTGAAATGTTTCTCAAGACATATGGCACCTCCAAACCCACAAGGTACACTTTCTCTGAAGTTAAGAAGATAGCAAGACGGTTCAAGGAAAAAGTAGGCCAGGGTGGATTTGGAAGTGTTTACAAAGGACAGCTACCAAATGGTGTACCAGTGGCGGTCAAGATGTTAGAGAACTCTACAGGCGAGGGAGAAGATTTCATCAACGAAGTAGCAACCATTGGGCAAATTCACCATGCAAATATTGTCCGCCTCCTGGGATTTTGCTCTGAAGGAACAAGACGCGCGCTTATTTACGAATTCATGCCTAACGAGTCATTGGAGAGATATATATTCTTGCAGGATTCCAGTATTTTCCAAGAGCTTCTAGTACCTCACAAAATGCTACAGATTGCTAAAGGCATTGCTAGAGGAATGGAGTACCTACATCAAGGATGCAACCAGCGCATCCTCCATTTTGACATCAAACCTCACAACATCTTGCTAGACTACAGCTTCAATCCAAAAATTTCGGATTTTGGCCTTGCTAAGATGTGTGCAAGGGACCAAAGCATTGTTACCTTGACTGCAGCAAGAGGCACAATGGGCTATATTGCCCCGGAGATATATTCTCGGAATTTTGGTGGGATATCATACAAGTCAGATGTTTACAGTTTCGGCATGCTGGTGTTAGAGATGTTGAGCGGAAGAAGAAACTCAGACCCAGGTATTGAGAACCAAAATGAGGTTTACCTCCCACAGTGGATCTACGAGAGAGTAATCGCTGGGCAAGACCTGGTACTTAATAGGGAAATTACAaaagaggagaaagaaaaggtgAAGCAGATGGCCATTGTGGCACTCTGGTGCATTCAGTGGAACCCCAAAAACCGTCCATCAATGACAAAGGTGGTAAACATGCTGACAGGAAGGTTGCAGAATCTACATATACCACCTAAGCCGTATATCTGGTCTGAAAGCCATCATATGCCATAA
- the LOC112895746 gene encoding G-type lectin S-receptor-like serine/threonine-protein kinase SD2-5 has product MGISGLGPGFLGFGHWIRVLCPELGSIGSLIVFFGFVTFFAYKLRKQRHQEMHEGDEEFGELPGMPTRFTFQQLQEATDQFRHKLGEGGFGSVFVGQYGEERIAVKRLDRAGQGKREFLAEVQIIGSIHHIHLVRLIGFCAEKSHRLLVYEYMPKGSLDRWIYYSHGNDAPFLDWQTRRKVISHIAKGLCYLHEECMKRIAHLDVKPQNILLDENFNAKISDFGLSKLIDRDKSQVITRMRGTPGYLAPEWLTSQITEKADVYSFGVVVMEIISGRKNLDTSRSEESIHLITLLEEKVKSDELEDLIDKYSSDMQVHKQEVLEMMRLAMWCLQIDSKRRPQMSDVIKVLEGHMNAESKIDHNFVATSKTMFGIAENTGSSDPPQASHLSGPR; this is encoded by the coding sequence ATGGGTATTTCGGGTTTGGGTCCGGGTTTTCTCGGGTTCGGGCATTGGATCCGGGTTTTATGCCCGGAGCTAGGTTCCATAGGCAGTTTGATAGTATTTTTCGGATTTGTCACTTTCTTTGCATATAAACTAAGAAAGCAGCGACACCAGGAGATGCATGAAGGGGATGAAGAGTTTGGAGAGCTACCAGGAATGCCAACGAGGTTCacatttcagcagctacaagaaGCAACTGACCAATTCAGACACAAGCTTGGGGAAGGAGGATTTGGGTCTGTTTTTGTGGGGCAATACGGTGAAGAAAGAATTGCGGTTAAACGTTTGGATCGGGCTGGTCAGGGTAAGAGAGAATTTTTAGCAGAGGTTCAGATAATCGGCAGCATCCATCACATTCATCTAGTGAGGCTGATTGGTTTCTGTGCAGAGAAATCACATAGGCTTTTGGTGTATGAGTATATGCCCAAAGGGTCCTTGGATAGGTGGATCTATTACTCACATGGCAATGATGCTCCCTTTCTGGACTGGCAAACTAGACGCAAGGTTATTTCTCACATTGCTAAGGGTCTATGTTATCTACATGAGGAGTGCATGAAGAGGATTGCTCACTTGGATGTCAAACCACAAAACATCCTCTTAGATGAAAACTTCAATGCTAAAATTTCTGATTTCGGATTAAGTAAGCTCATTGATCGGGATAAGAGCCAAGTGATTACAAGAATGAGAGGCACACCTGGATATTTAGCTCCTGAGTGGTTGACATCCCAAATCACAGAAAAAGCCGATGTATATAGCTTTGGCGTTGTGGTCATGGAAATCATCAGCGGTAGAAAGAATCTTGACACTTCACGGTCTGAAGAAAGCATCCATCTTATTACCCTTCTGGAAGAAAAGGTGAAGAGTGATGAGTTAGAAGATTTGATTGACAAGTACAGTAGTGATATGCAAGTACACAAGCAAGAAGTATTGGAGATGATGAGGCTTGCAATGTGGTGTTTACAAATTGATTCTAAAAGAAGGCCTCAAATGTCTGATGTGATCAAAGTCTTGGAAGGTCACATGAATGCAGAAAGCAAAATTGATCATAACTTTGTCGCAACAAGTAAAACAATGTTTGGTATTGCTGAAAATACAGGTTCCTCAGATCCACCTCAAGCCTCACATTTATCAGGCCCCAGGTGA